A section of the Telopea speciosissima isolate NSW1024214 ecotype Mountain lineage chromosome 3, Tspe_v1, whole genome shotgun sequence genome encodes:
- the LOC122657009 gene encoding salutaridine reductase-like — translation MLETNTDSATKRLAVVTGANKGIGLEICRQLATIGVTVVLTAREEKKGVEAVEKLKGSGLSNVVFHQLDVTNPASIASLADFIQTQFGKLDILVNNAGVNGIKLDDDAYRVLMAADDPQEVRTAKYIELVTQTALTHEVAEACVQANYYGTKRVTETLLPILQLSDSPRIVNVSSSLGKLQNVTDTWAKEVLSNDDGLTEERVDDVLNKFLKDLKGKQGWSAYIMTKAAMNAYTRILAKKFPKFRINCVCPGSVKTDLNHHCAGQFTIEQGAEGPVKLALFPDDGPSGLFFFHSEVSTF, via the exons ATGCTAGAAACCAACACAGATTCTGCAACAAAGAG ATTGGCAGTTGTTACAGGTGCTAATAAGGGGATTGGATTGGAGATATGTCGACAGTTAGCCACAATTGGCGTTACAGTTGTGTTGACagctagagaagagaagaagggtgtTGAAGCTGTTGAGAAGCTCAAAGGGTCTGGACTCTCAAATGTGGTTTTTCATCAGCTTGATGTGACAAACCCTGCAAGTATTGCTTCTCTGGCTGATTTCATCCAAACCCAGTTTGGAAAGCTTGATATCTTG GTGAACAACGCGGGAGTTAATGGAATTAAATTAGATGATGATGCTTACAGGGTCTTGATGGCAGCGGATGATCCT CAAGAAGTTAGGACAGCAAAATACATTGAACTAGTCACACAGACGGCACTGACCCATGAAGTAGCTGAAGCATGTGTGCAAGCAAACTACTATGGCACCAAAAGAGTGACTGAAACACTTCTTCCCATCCTTCAGCTATCTGATTCACCAAGAATAGTTAATGTTTCATCATCTCTGGGGAAGCTACAG AATGTCACTGACACATGGGCTAAAGAAGTGCTAAGCAATGACGATGGCCTCACAGAAGAAAGAGTGGATGATGTGTTGAACAAGTTTCTAAAGGATCTCAAGGGGAAGCAAGGCTGGTCTGCCTACATAATGACTAAAGCAGCTATGAATGCCTACACAAGGATCCTGGCAAAGAAGTTCCCCAAATTTCGCATAAATTGTGTCTGCCCTGGTTCTGTCAAAACTGACCTTAACCACCACTGTGCTGGGCAGTTTACTATTGAACAAGGTGCAGAAGGTCCAGTGAAGTTGGCTTTGTTTCCTGATGATGGCCCTTCtggccttttcttttttcattcagAAGTATCCACCTTTTAA